The following are encoded together in the Misgurnus anguillicaudatus chromosome 14, ASM2758022v2, whole genome shotgun sequence genome:
- the LOC129427308 gene encoding uncharacterized protein, with protein sequence MPQFTFACFCGLHGLCRRKKKKEQEGPPQHQNYETEV encoded by the coding sequence ATGCCTCAGTTCACCTTCGCCTGCTTCTGTGGTCTTCACGGCCTCTGCaggagaaaaaagaaaaaggagCAGGAAGGCCCACCGCAACATCAAAACTATGAAACTGAGGTTTGA